The segment ATAAATTTGGAGGATGTATAAGAACACAAGTATTGGGTTCTTCATTGAtggataaaaataaattaattgATTTACAAATGATTTTTTCATCTCCCATATCCGAAGGTTGGGGTATGACAGAAGTAGGTGTTGGATTTTTACAACATCGATTTGATAGTACTAAAGGAACCATAGGTGGTCCATTTGCTAATGTAGAATTTAAAGTGGTGAAAGTTCAAAACATGAAGTATGATCCAAAAAATTATCCGAATAAGGGTGAATTGTGTGTTAAAAGTAGTAGTTTAATGGTAGGATATTTTAGAGATGAAgaattaacaaaaaaatcttttgatgaagatgatttttttttaacagGGGATGTTGTAGAAGTTAGTGAAAATAATGCATATGTAAAAATTATTGATAGAgcaaaaaatatatttaagtTAGCACAAGGAGAATACATAGAACCAGAAAAACTTGAAAACTTATATAGTAATAGTATCtatattgaaaatatttttgtacaTGGTTATAGTTATGAAAATGAACTTGTTTCTGTTATTGTACCGAACCAAATTATGCTTTTAGATTATGCTAAAAAACATAATTTAAATCTACCTTATGAagatttattaaaacatgatattattattaaattatttcaAGAAGAAatcttaaatatattcaaaacCTATAAGCTTAATGGAATTGAAAAAATACATCTTTTCCATTTAACATCCACACCATTCTCTGTTGAAAATAAACAATTGACACCAACTCATAAAATTGTAAGACATGTTATTTTGTCAGATTATAAGAAAGTAATAAATGATCTTTACAAATCAAGAAataagtaaaaaaaaataacaaataaagaataaaaataaaaaataaaaataaaaaataaaaataaaaataaaaattaaaaaacaaaaaataaaaaataaaaaacaaaaaattaaaaaacaaaaaaacaaaaaaacaaaaaaaaaggggTGAAATTAAAACAGACcaaaaatgtaatataattatataatataaatataaaaaaatacatgTACTTATCAAAAGAGGGAAAGAATTATTTGCGAAATAAGGTTATTTTGTATCTATgccttttttttttataatgtttGAAAAATAGAACTTAATAAACGTGATACATTTGTGCTTGAATATGTGCATGACTTATTAAATCGttctattatatatatatatatatatatataataatttcattgtgcatattttttttttttttctttttttatattcttgGGGGAATTTTAAGAACAAATTTTCTCATaattattgaaaaaaaatatatataatttttatcattgtataaatatgtatataaacatatgttgtaattatgtttattatatatatatatatatatatatatttatttatttatttatttatatttttgtatttttcctttttttgcaaatatatattaatatataattatatatttcatattatcatttttataaattagccattttgttatttcaaatattaaaatgatttctgctttatttttcttgcctttttttttttttttttttatttcttttgttAAATTTGTATacttaaataaaattatagTTCTCGTATGCATATATTTGTACCTTGAATTATAATCGTActtatatatgtttatatttaatttttttttattcgttaaatttatatacattgTAAGTGTGtaaatcaaatatattgaGCATATTTTCTTGTTGTAAGattgattattattattttctttttccttttttttctgttacaaaggaaaaaaaaaaaaagtgcatttgtattaaatgaatttaTGATTGTAAGACATAATAcgtatatttaaaatatatatgtttatataaattccTAAGTAaaattgtttatttttataaaaaaaaaaattcaataaaaacatgaattaaaaaaaaattaaaaattaatcatttaaaataattacaaaATGGAATCTATTgaattaaagaaaatatatatatatatatatatatatatcaaatattatataaatatacgTATATATACTAACCTTTTATTCCATTACccattttaatatatacatagatatatgttaaatcatatttataaaataatatgatatgataaaattataaaagaattattcgtgtttttttaagaatattatttcttaaatatatcataaaagtatatttaaaaaatgtctttttaaaatttatatttaattaatttttaaattataaatatataaaaaatatatatacatatatatatatatatatatatatatatatatatatatatatatatatatatatatgtatataaatcacaaaaaaaaaaataaaaaataaaaaataaaaaataaaaaaataaaatacatatatatatatatatatatatatatatatatatatgcaagtatagtaaattttttaaatcatataaaaacaacAGACAACCCAATGAATACTTTATAACGATTTAGCTATTATAGCTGTAcaatgataaaataaatttcaacatatatataaacgcatatttttaattcgAAAAACAATTTACctttcttttctttttgtcttctttcttattttttcgGATGAGTGGgattaaattatttaccctttttaattaaagctaatttatataaacaatataagtaatatgtatcttattaataaaacaaatacgtaaaaaaatacataaacaaatatatgatataaatatgtgaattttttatatgaataattaaatatatatatatataaatatgcatatacatctatattattttaattatatgtgaaacaaaccaaaaaaaaaggaaaaaaatatacaaaatatggaaaatatatattcaacCAATAGAtaaatcaatatatatatatatatatatatatatatatatatatatgtatatataataaccaaaattttttttttttttgtttaaatccataaaataaatataagaaaacACCATTGGCAAGggtaatattttttttgtttgttcAGATTATGgatattacaaaaattatacacaacaaaaatatatacatacataaatatatatatatatatatatatatatatatatatatatatatttatatatttatttattcatattctTTTTGTTATTAACATTTGATATGTCAATACTTAAAACTAGTCAGCACGCTAATGTGatacaataatataatcaTCGATGTGTTACTATTTttaactatatatataatatatatatttatgtgcataatatatatatgtatgtatgaAGACActttatatacatgtataaATATCAGTCATTTCTTCCATACATCTTTTTATACTTCTCATTTTATTACCtttgaaaatataacaaaagaCATGTCAAAAATGAATGCgaggatatatatatatacatatatatatatatatatatatatatatatatatatatattattataatatacaccttttcttttacaaattttatatatttttttttttttcctattCATCTATTCATTATTGGCATAGCCTAATTCTGTGGGGGAGATCTTCTAGAACACTTAtaagataataatgaagatgaaTTTTTCGTTGTTTGACATTTTCCATGTAATACTACAGTATCATGTTCATTAGAATGTACTAGATAAGCATCAtaatcttttttatttaaagaaatGGAATCCATACTTGTTTTAtctttaataaaattttcaGAATATTTATCATCAATTTTTAACATGGTATcgaaataatttttataatcattataattattcttatGGTTTTTATTAGGATCTAattgattattattatatatatcatcattttgtgtattattaaaatgtttaCATTTCTTACACATATCTTGCTGATCATTTGATTTATGTACAATAGCTTCGtttctttttaattcatttatattagaTGTCATATGCATATCTGTAAGTTTGGGTAAGAACCATTGATGGCCTAAGGCTTGTAAAGCTGTACATCTGTCATCAGGATTTTTACAACACATccataatataatttcttttacACTTTCAGATTTATTTATCCAGTGTTTTGTATTAAAACTTATATGACATCTCATgttctttttaaaaatttcttttaCATTATTACCTCGGAAAGGTGGGTACccacataatatattaaataaaattacaCCTAAACTAAATATATCAACTTTTGTACCATAGGATgcatattttaatatttctgGTGCTACATAACCAGGAGATCCACATCTCATATTCATTGATGGACTGTTTAGAAAAGATGCTAAACCAAAatctattatttttaatgaGCTTGGATCATTCGGATTTTCTAACATCAAattttccatttttaaATCACGATGTACTACACCATTAGAATGTAATGCTTCTAATGCGATCAAAACTCTTTTCATAGCTTTTTTAGCTACCTGTTCAGTATATGGaccattattatttaaatattcaaataattcACCACCCTTTAAATATTCTAAGACTAAATATACAAATCCTTCTTGTTCATATGCagatattaatttaataatatatttatgcaTGACTTTCCTTAGAACTTCTATTTCAGTATATACATTTGATTCTTTCACTTTTGATTTATCAACTTCTTTTACAACCACACGATTtccatataatatattggTACCTATATATGCAGTAGAAAAACTACCTTTACctattttcttatttaatacatatacattCTTAAATCCTAATATTGGATAACCtaacatattaaaaaattgaCTCATTTCATCAAACTCCTCTTTACTTCTACATTGAAATTGATACTCTTCATTAGAtgtaattatatgaatacaTGGACCAATTTctgttatattattaattatacGACAACCTTTCAAAGGTACAGTAAATTCTGGTTTCTcttgatatatatatgtccAACATAATAAGTATGGATTCTTCTTCTCATCATATGTTAAAGATACATGTGAAGCAGCTCCTGTTGCTAAAGGAAAATCAATTCTTTTACCTTTAAACAATTGCTGATATCTTTtctccatttttttttattttttctttttaaacaataatatgtattgtaatataatacaaaaaaaaaaaaaaaaaaataataaaaaataataattataaaataaaataaaataataaaaagaaaagaaaggaaaaaaatataagaaaatcAAAAGAACGTAtagataaaataatattataccctattttatcataattataaatgtaCCCTTATCAATGAAtcaaaaatgaaataaaaaaaaatagataaataataaaaacaataatatacatatacatatatatatatatatatatatatatatatatgtgtagATGTATATAActattttttcatattttattttatatacagatataatatatttgttctATTTAAATACAAAACAAACATTACACGTACAAAACAAGTTGTACacaataaattatttttgaaGAATCACAAAACAATCATGTcaacataatattttctatttttacatatataaatatatatgcatatcAAAAGATCAATAACAACGAATAATATTCACATTATATACTAACATTTAAAACTGTATTAAAATAAAGTAGTggtacaaaaaaaaaaaaaaaaaaaaaaaaaaaaaaaaaaaaaaaaaaaaaaaatacataaataaataaaaataataaaacatatatattatcagAAACAAGgaaacataatatatataataataaataaatatatatatatatatatatctttatacatataatacatacattTTGATAAAAACACAAGGtcttataaataataataatctattattattaagtcatcaaaatgtaaatatatatataatatagaaatatatttactatTATCTATttagttatatatatatatatatatatatatatgaacacatatttattaaaaataaaaaaaaacagaaAGAACTTAAATAACAAACAcaattatcatatttttaatttctaataataattaaagaaggaataaaaaaaaaaaaaaaaaaaaaaatatatatgtattgtatatatatatatatatataataaaataaacaagCCAGGAATTATAAACGAACagaaaaaattttatggtgtactttatttatttatatagttatacatatatttatatatatattatatatatataatgagtaaagaaaaaaaaaaaaaaaaaaaataaataaataaataaaattaaaaataaaaataaaatatatgtataaaatattatatttatatatatgaatataaatatatattatttcattgaatataaaattttcttacatacaaatattattttattattatttataaaaaaaccTTAGgaacaattatatatattcctaTGGATtctttaattataattttctgACATCTTGgaaaatttaataaatccataatttacaatttatttatattttcccTCATTCCCTATAGTGCCTttaatattcttatatgtgctgtatattattcctcagaattttatgattttatatattctccacaaatattataggttatttttttttttttttttttttccttttgttctcgtttaataatatattttatgcatatataaaagtatatacatatatatatatatatatatatatatttatttatttatttatttattagattatatacgtatatatatataaataaatataaatatatttaattaataaggagcgttaaaaaaaaaaaaatatataataaataatattatatatatatatatatattacaatataaaataaaagtcatacattcatatatattcaaaatttCATATAGTGTAGTGCAATTTTAAGCATCAAGGTAAAAATGAATcactttatatattaaaaaaagaaaaaaaacaagGCGGAAATCAGgacgaaaaaaaaaaaggtttagagcatttttattaaaatatgtgAATAGTAGgattatgataatataaaatagaaGAATTGAAgttaaaataataatgtgtAGTAAAGGcaaaatgaaataaatgtatttttacaaaattcattcattcattcattatatataaaaaaacattacatatatatatataatatttaaatatatttttataaaccaaagaaatataatattatccaaaattttatgaaaaaaaaaaaaaaaaaaaaatatataaaattattaataaatttcttaaaaaataaaaaaaNNNNNNNNNNNNNNNNNNNNNNNNNNNNNNNNNNNNNNNNNNNNNNNNNNNNNNNNNNNNNNNNNNNNNNNNNNNNNNNNNNNNNNNNNNNNNNNNNNNNNNNNNNNNNNNNNNNNNNNNNNNNNNNNNNNNNNNNNNNNNNNNNNNNNNNNNNNNNNNNNNNNNNNNNNNNNNNNNNNNNNNNNNNNNNNNNNNNNNNNNNNNNNNNNNNNNNNNNNNNNNNNNNNNNNNNNNNNNNNNNNNNNNNNNNNNNNNNNNNNNNNNNNNNNNNNNNNNNNNNNNNNNNNNNNNNNNNNNNNNNNNNNNNNNNNNNNNNNNNNNNNNNNNNNNNNNNNNNNNNNNNNNNNNNNNNNNNNNNNNNNNNNNNNNNNNNNNNNNNNNNNNNNNNNNNNNNNNNNNNaaaaaaaaaaaaaaaaacgcAAATACcaaatttttttgaaaaaacagtttttttttttttttttttttttttttgcacttactaaataattttttgtataactacaagaaaaaagaaaaataataagtaCTTTAAgcatttgtttttatatttttgataaGTTATAACtattgtattttatttttccctttttctttcttttttttttttccttttttttgGAGCAAACAAATgtgttttaaaaaaatatgaaggAACCTTAAAACCTTTGTGACATGAgcagaaaaaaaaaaattcaaaaattatatatttttttgaaacATGGAAACACTCTGAATATACAATACACCGACaattctttctttctttccttctttttttgttgtttttttatataaaataattattattgcgattattttttttttatattgataaaaagtaattattttgaaggaaaaaaaaataaaaaatatatacatattaaatatatatatatatatatatatatatatatatatatatatatatatatatatatacatatacatatttaaaaaaaaaaaaaaaatcgCTATACATAAtagtatatttattatatacacatatatatatgatatacatatatgtatatattttttttttcttaatatatatttatttataattcCACAGAACAATgttttttgatttatttaaattaaaaaaggtttaaggaataaaaaaatattctaaaataaaatttgCGATGCACACAGAATAGCTAATATGACTTTTTTTTcctattatttttttttatgaacattattggttatataattttttttttttttctttttttacaattttACCTTGCATGTTCATAATTTTGTGTTCCTATcaccttttttttattacatatttttttttttttttttttttttttatttNNNNNNNNNNNNNNNNNNNNNNNNNNNNNNNNNNNNNNNNNNNNNNNNNNNNNNNNNNNNNNNNNNNNNNNNNNNNNNNNNNNNNNNNNNNNNNNNNNNNNNNNNNNNNNNNNNNNNNNNNNNNNNNNNNNNNNNNNNNNNNNNNNNNNNNNNNNNNNNNNNNNNNNNNNNNNNNNNNNNNNNNNNNNNNNNNNNNNNNNNNNNNNNNNNNNNNNNNNNNNNNNNNNNNNNNNNNNNNNNNNNNNNNNNNNNNNNNNNNNNNNNNNNNNNNNNNNNNNNNNNNNNNNNNNNNNNNNNNNNNNNNNNNNNNNNNNNNNNNNNNNNNNNNNNNNNNNNNNNNNNNNNNNNNNNNNNNNNNNNNNNNNNNNNNNNNNNNNNNNNNNNNNNNNNNNNNNNaaatttttttttaaaaatttttttttttttttttttttttaaaattttttttttttttttaaaattttttttttttttttttttttttttttttaaattttttttttttttttttttttttttaattcgACTGTGCTTTTAATTGtatgcaaaaaaaaaaaaaaaaaaaagaaaggaacgaaaaatgaatgaatcctttatagatatataagatctttattttatatggGAGTTGTTCCGTATTatgttttaaatttattctCTACTTTAAAAGGCTGGATgttatttgtttttatatttattgtttttttattattattttttcttgaATATTCCTATTGGAAGGCATTTGGTTTATGAGgttataaaatatgtttgtataacatataatatataagtattaaaatatgaaataatattaattagtgtttacatatatatgaactTTATACACGgttaataaatatatacacattGATATTATAATGCTATTGAAATATACtatttcattataaatgataaaaaaaaagaaaatatattaaatctataattttttatatatacgtACATATTTACTTTATATACTCataattatgaaatataaagcatctattttaaagaaattTTGTTCCCTTTATAACacattaatatattgttgtaaaatataaagaataattaAATGTGAAGTCTTAAcgtaaaaataaaataattttcgcaaatatatatatatatgtgtgtttcatttttttatgcCCACAcatgtgtatatatttataaaattaaatgtCTTATAAAAAGCCTTTCCCCCCTTCAATAAATAAactataaatattaaagaaatctaattcatttatttgtccattttattttatttaaagaaGCACATGGTTCTACATAagataaataattatgaaaggtatatgtataaatatgaGCACATGCTactataaaatatatatatatatatatatatatatatatatatatatttatatttactttatatcttataataaaatatagataaaaaaataataatgaaaaattaaatattcatataaaaaaataaaatatatacatatatatatatatatatatatatacaaatatgtTACACATTATATGCACGTCCTTTTTGTTACATTCATTTTGGACGCATCTACATTATTATACTTATAATATAGactatatatttaaaatatttccttttttttaacaattcttttgttttttatgAAGAGGCGAAGATGCCGTAAAAACCTCACTGGATATAAAATTCAGATGGGCTTGTTTGGCTAGATGTGctacttttttatttttacaataCAATCTCACATTACACTCTTCAAAGTATCGAGGATGAGTACCTCTATATTCTTTATGTGCTATAAATGCCTCATCTTCATTATCTGAggtataaaaataaactGAATCGAGGGGATCATTTGCTCCCATTCCataattcaaataattCCAATCGATGATAATATCATCAGGACTTAATCCATGAGCATAACGAGCAATTTTTTCTTCGTTAgttatatcttttaaatattcgATTAATTTTGGTTCAGTAATATTAATTTCggatatatatttatatgtgtattcTGAATTTCTATCATATATGACAGAGTTAATTAAGTTTAGGGAATGGTTAAgtttttcatcatatttgCACACCTTggctttttttttaatatcataAATAATAGAGGAATCAGTAAGATCTAGGAATGAGTCTAAGTCATTTAAAGATTCTGAccatttaaatatatcgTCAGCTAAACGGAAACCATCACAGAGCATAAGTTCCATGGCTCTTACTTTTCTGTGTGTATATACTtgtttaaataatgaaaatcTGTTCATATAGACTGTCCATACAGGATGAATTTCTTTAACATTATATGTTATGTGCCCATTAATGACTGCGCTTTGACCAATAATACGATTACAATTTAATGAAGGTAAAGTACCGTTCGGTGGAGCGATTGTTGCATCTCTTTGTAAATAATCAAATCTATCAGCATCTAATCcgtttttattattacatataatatcaaATGA is part of the Plasmodium reichenowi strain SY57 chromosome 12, whole genome shotgun sequence genome and harbors:
- a CDS encoding protein kinase 2, with the protein product MEKRYQQLFKGKRIDFPLATGAASHVSLTYDEKKNPYLLCWTYIYQEKPEFTVPLKGCRIINNITEIGPCIHIITSNEEYQFQCRSKEEFDEMSQFFNMLGYPILGFKNVYVLNKKIGKGSFSTAYIGTNILYGNRVVVKEVDKSKVKESNVYTEIEVLRKVMHKYIIKLISAYEQEGFVYLVLEYLKGGELFEYLNNNGPYTEQVAKKAMKRVLIALEALHSNGVVHRDLKMENLMLENPNDPSSLKIIDFGLASFLNSPSMNMRCGSPGYVAPEILKYASYGTKVDIFSLGVILFNILCGYPPFRGNNVKEIFKKNMRCHISFNTKHWINKSESVKEIILWMCCKNPDDRCTALQALGHQWFLPKLTDMHMTSNINELKRNEAIVHKSNDQQDMCKKCKHFNNTQNDDIYNNNQLDPNKNHKNNYNDYKNYFDTMLKIDDKYSENFIKDKTSMDSISLNKKDYDAYLVHSNEHDTVVLHGKCQTTKNSSSLLSYKCSRRSPPQN